In the Candidatus Omnitrophota bacterium genome, one interval contains:
- a CDS encoding ATP-binding protein: MDASNFKEPSAISFSGFAAFRTVVLIVLVMAFVWIGLSVFHYLQAKEQIRLLLQRQAQEMAAMLALGNKYMSRILDRLEDEQGSRLAVVGSWLRDIDARKTLTFDDLERIAAETKAFNIVLFNPDGVREIGLRGGPGMGMGMGMGMGMMRRGMGSGAGVGMGRMLRRIGGVMREDIIKNFLQSRQMCLMHGFHQRGPFRQTGMTVLVRRSNGGAIMIDIDDDAQDQMLRELGPEALLNDFASRPGVVYVQRLYDNEIDIQFGDAPKHHTAGFEEIPANNESSGSEPLSVSKTYQGHPKTIDVSAAVPGQDNTSLLVGFDAAPLNSAELELRHQLIWSAGFACLLGTLGLIWTRLRRRQGFLAQALEQVHSYHRFLLERMNDAVLAWEPKEGLTFWNHQAESLWPELRQLHPGEVPPPRVLSASRQAQQAGGQAVLPLICGAGKRNFQAVYETIASPIPTHILFLADVTAVEQAADERHRREQLEALARVASGVAHEVRNPLNAIDMNIQTLLMEPSTLQFQDRETLRDVREEIARINHIIEHFLAYGRPQPPVFSELDLGEIVYEASNFLQPLIHDRHIQLRIEAQDVKPILADAQQIRQVLLNIVLNAVEAMEFGGDILLSVKRENGDAVFICSDAGIGMSQEQLAHLFDPYYTSKPKGTGLGMSIVKRIMEAHQGEIAVTSQPGKGTDVVLRFKIPAAAIVGQEETEA; the protein is encoded by the coding sequence ATGGATGCGTCGAATTTCAAGGAGCCATCCGCTATTTCCTTTTCCGGCTTCGCCGCTTTCCGGACCGTGGTTTTAATTGTCTTGGTCATGGCGTTTGTCTGGATTGGATTAAGCGTTTTCCATTATCTTCAAGCCAAGGAGCAAATTCGCCTATTGCTGCAACGGCAGGCTCAGGAAATGGCGGCGATGTTGGCTCTCGGCAATAAATATATGTCTCGGATCCTGGATCGCTTAGAAGACGAACAAGGTTCCCGGCTGGCAGTCGTCGGTTCCTGGCTGCGGGATATCGACGCTCGCAAAACATTGACTTTCGACGATCTTGAACGCATAGCTGCCGAGACAAAAGCCTTCAATATCGTCCTTTTCAATCCCGATGGCGTCCGCGAGATCGGGCTTCGCGGCGGACCGGGAATGGGTATGGGTATGGGTATGGGAATGGGGATGATGCGAAGAGGCATGGGATCGGGAGCTGGCGTTGGCATGGGAAGAATGCTTCGCCGCATCGGCGGCGTCATGAGAGAGGATATTATTAAGAATTTTCTTCAATCCCGGCAAATGTGTTTGATGCATGGATTTCATCAACGGGGGCCGTTCCGGCAGACGGGCATGACTGTTCTCGTCCGCCGCAGCAACGGCGGCGCAATCATGATCGATATCGACGACGACGCCCAGGATCAAATGCTGCGGGAACTTGGTCCCGAAGCCTTGCTCAATGATTTCGCTTCCCGCCCCGGCGTTGTCTATGTTCAACGTCTCTACGATAATGAAATCGACATCCAATTTGGGGATGCTCCAAAACATCATACCGCGGGATTCGAGGAAATCCCCGCCAACAATGAATCGTCGGGGAGCGAACCGCTTTCTGTTTCTAAAACGTATCAAGGGCATCCTAAAACCATCGATGTAAGCGCCGCTGTTCCCGGCCAAGATAATACGTCGCTGCTTGTGGGATTCGACGCCGCTCCGCTAAACTCCGCCGAACTCGAATTGCGCCATCAATTAATCTGGTCGGCGGGATTTGCCTGTCTCTTGGGGACGTTAGGCCTGATTTGGACGCGCCTGCGCAGACGGCAAGGTTTTTTAGCGCAAGCTCTGGAACAAGTGCATTCCTATCATCGCTTTCTTTTGGAACGCATGAACGACGCCGTCCTTGCCTGGGAGCCGAAGGAAGGATTGACTTTTTGGAATCATCAGGCGGAATCTCTCTGGCCGGAACTGAGGCAACTGCATCCCGGCGAAGTTCCGCCTCCCCGCGTTCTTTCCGCTTCGCGGCAGGCGCAACAAGCAGGCGGCCAGGCGGTTTTGCCGTTGATCTGCGGCGCCGGCAAAAGAAATTTTCAAGCAGTTTACGAAACTATCGCTTCCCCCATCCCCACTCATATCCTTTTTCTCGCCGACGTTACCGCCGTGGAACAAGCCGCCGACGAACGCCATCGCCGCGAGCAGTTGGAAGCTCTGGCCCGCGTTGCTTCCGGCGTAGCTCATGAGGTGCGCAATCCGCTCAACGCGATAGATATGAATATCCAAACTTTGTTGATGGAACCTTCCACCCTTCAATTCCAGGATAGAGAAACTTTGCGCGACGTCAGGGAGGAAATCGCCCGCATTAACCACATTATCGAACATTTTCTCGCTTATGGACGTCCCCAGCCGCCGGTCTTTTCCGAACTCGATTTGGGCGAAATTGTTTACGAAGCGTCCAATTTTTTGCAACCTTTAATCCATGATCGCCATATCCAATTGCGGATAGAGGCGCAAGATGTAAAACCTATTCTCGCCGATGCGCAGCAGATTCGGCAGGTTCTTTTGAACATCGTCTTGAACGCCGTAGAGGCGATGGAATTTGGCGGAGATATTCTTCTCTCAGTGAAGCGGGAGAATGGGGACGCCGTCTTTATCTGTTCGGATGCTGGAATTGGAATGAGTCAAGAGCAATTGGCGCATCTCTTCGACCCCTATTACACCAGCAAACCCAAAGGCACGGGGCTGGGCATGAGCATCGTCAAGCGCATTATGGAAGCGCATCAGGGCGAAATCGCCGTTACTAGCCAGCCGGGGAAGGGAACCGATGTAGTTCTTCGCTTTAAAATACCGGCGGCGGCAATAGTCGGCCAGGAGGAAACGGAGGCATGA
- a CDS encoding sigma-54 dependent transcriptional regulator produces MNQPHPLLLVVEDEASQRKALTAFLRKRDYGILEASNQIAALDLFAEYPVDLVLTDMRLPDGGGEEILRQAKTLRPDVPVVIMTAYGNTAQAVTAMRAGASDYVAKPLDLNELDLVIQRELERVTLVSENRRLRRIVEESRRAPGLIAVSSIMQSVINTALRAAASDASILILGESGTGKEILARAIHAASPRAQRSFIPIHCAALPEGVVQSELFGHEKGAFTGAVSRREGRFELADGGTVFIDEVGDIPLNVQVQLLRVLQERSFERVGGSQTLSVDVRIVAATNRDLQKAIAQGEFREDLYYRLGVIAIVIPPLRDRREDIPPLIRHFLQRYAPGRSIDISREAMDRLMKYHWPGNIRELENVIERAVVLARGEMISTRDLPANLFPANEKPAMDVKRSLPELVADLEKTLIRQALLEAKGNQSEAARALGVTERNLRYKIKKYGDVSPSSKEPLDDFVE; encoded by the coding sequence ATGAATCAGCCCCATCCCTTGCTCCTCGTTGTTGAAGACGAAGCCTCGCAACGCAAAGCGCTGACTGCTTTTTTACGCAAACGCGATTACGGCATTTTGGAAGCGTCCAATCAAATCGCCGCCCTGGATCTTTTCGCGGAATATCCCGTCGATCTGGTTTTGACCGATATGCGCCTTCCCGACGGCGGCGGTGAGGAAATCTTGCGTCAGGCGAAAACGCTGCGCCCTGACGTTCCCGTGGTTATCATGACCGCCTATGGCAATACCGCCCAGGCGGTAACGGCGATGCGGGCGGGCGCTTCGGATTACGTCGCCAAGCCGCTTGATCTCAACGAACTCGACCTGGTGATCCAGCGCGAGTTGGAGCGGGTTACGCTTGTTTCCGAAAACCGCCGTCTGCGCCGCATAGTGGAAGAGAGCCGCCGCGCTCCTGGCCTCATCGCCGTCAGTTCCATCATGCAATCCGTCATCAACACCGCTCTGCGCGCCGCCGCTTCCGACGCCAGCATTCTCATTCTCGGCGAAAGCGGAACCGGCAAGGAAATTCTCGCCCGCGCCATCCATGCCGCCAGTCCCCGCGCCCAACGTTCGTTCATCCCCATCCACTGCGCCGCGCTGCCCGAAGGCGTCGTGCAGAGCGAACTTTTCGGCCATGAGAAAGGCGCTTTCACCGGCGCGGTCTCCCGCCGCGAAGGCCGTTTCGAACTGGCCGACGGCGGCACGGTTTTCATCGACGAAGTGGGCGATATTCCTTTGAACGTTCAGGTTCAACTATTGCGAGTCTTGCAGGAGCGTTCTTTCGAGCGCGTTGGCGGCAGCCAAACCCTTTCTGTGGACGTGCGCATTGTCGCCGCGACCAACCGCGATCTTCAAAAAGCCATTGCTCAAGGCGAGTTCCGGGAAGATTTATATTACCGTCTCGGCGTTATCGCCATCGTCATCCCCCCTTTGCGCGACCGGCGCGAGGATATCCCGCCGCTGATCCGCCATTTTCTCCAACGCTACGCGCCGGGGCGTTCCATCGATATTTCCCGGGAAGCGATGGACCGGCTGATGAAATATCATTGGCCTGGGAACATTCGCGAGTTGGAAAACGTCATTGAACGCGCCGTTGTTCTCGCCCGCGGCGAGATGATTTCCACCCGCGACCTTCCCGCGAATCTCTTTCCCGCTAATGAAAAACCGGCAATGGATGTGAAACGCTCTCTGCCCGAATTGGTGGCCGATTTGGAAAAAACATTGATCCGCCAAGCATTGCTTGAAGCCAAAGGCAATCAATCGGAAGCCGCACGCGCCTTAGGCGTTACGGAACGCAATCTTCGTTATAAGATAAAAAAATACGGCGATGTTTCCCCTTCCTCCAAAGAACCGCTCGACGATTTCGTCGAATAA
- a CDS encoding MBOAT family O-acyltransferase, translated as MVFSTYIFIFGFLPIALIVYYALPFRWRAAWLAAASYVFYGWEKPEYCLLMGATTILNFYCGKFMMRSRSHRGRHFWLTLAVAGSLGLLGYYKYAGMLSLWADAAAQLFVAAGESGHVLPILHIVLPIGISFFTFQALSYPIDLYRGDAEEAPDLISFASFISMFPQLIAGPIVRYQWIADELKERTHSAGKFALGLRFFALGLAKKVMVADLFALAVPAAFGPHQPNFESAWIGVLGYSLQIYFDFSAYSDMAVGLGLLMGFTFPQNFNSPYKSASITEFWRRWHITLSTWLRDYLYIPLGGNRLGRTRTYVNLMLVMLLGGLWHGASIVFAIWGLWHGVLLALERALGRRHPLNRMPHYLAVACTNLLVLLSWVLFRAENFSMAGRVLKGMFLTLPSFQLPANIVSPYLPALILAGYLVCLFARNTWEMSPRLSPLLALRDGLLFAAAITAALAASSTPFLYYQF; from the coding sequence ATGGTTTTCAGCACCTATATCTTTATTTTCGGATTTCTCCCCATTGCATTAATCGTATACTATGCGCTTCCATTTCGTTGGCGGGCGGCTTGGCTGGCGGCGGCAAGTTATGTCTTTTACGGATGGGAAAAACCGGAATACTGCCTGCTGATGGGCGCGACGACTATATTGAATTTCTATTGCGGGAAATTCATGATGCGTTCGCGCTCGCATCGCGGACGCCATTTTTGGCTGACGCTGGCTGTAGCCGGCAGTTTGGGGCTGCTGGGATATTATAAGTACGCGGGAATGCTCTCCTTATGGGCCGACGCTGCGGCGCAGTTGTTCGTTGCGGCGGGAGAAAGCGGCCATGTATTGCCAATTCTGCATATTGTTCTGCCCATCGGCATCTCCTTCTTTACCTTTCAAGCCTTAAGTTATCCCATCGATCTTTATCGCGGCGACGCCGAAGAAGCGCCGGACCTTATCAGTTTTGCCAGTTTCATTTCCATGTTTCCCCAATTGATCGCGGGTCCTATCGTGCGCTACCAATGGATCGCCGATGAATTGAAGGAACGGACGCATTCGGCTGGGAAGTTTGCGCTGGGACTGCGGTTCTTCGCTTTGGGTTTGGCCAAGAAAGTCATGGTTGCGGATTTATTCGCCCTGGCGGTTCCAGCGGCGTTCGGCCCCCATCAACCAAATTTCGAAAGCGCTTGGATCGGCGTTTTGGGATACAGTTTGCAGATTTATTTCGATTTTTCCGCCTATAGCGACATGGCTGTAGGTTTGGGGCTTTTGATGGGTTTCACTTTTCCCCAAAATTTCAATTCGCCCTATAAATCCGCCTCGATCACGGAATTCTGGCGGCGATGGCATATCACACTTTCCACCTGGCTGCGCGATTATCTTTATATCCCGCTGGGCGGCAACCGCTTGGGACGGACGCGGACTTACGTAAACTTGATGCTGGTCATGCTCTTGGGCGGTTTATGGCATGGCGCCAGTATCGTTTTCGCGATTTGGGGCTTATGGCATGGCGTTCTGCTGGCTTTAGAACGCGCGCTGGGCCGACGCCATCCTCTAAACCGAATGCCGCATTATCTGGCCGTCGCTTGCACGAATTTACTCGTATTATTGAGTTGGGTTTTGTTTCGGGCGGAAAATTTCAGCATGGCGGGACGAGTGCTTAAGGGGATGTTTCTCACGCTCCCATCATTCCAATTGCCAGCAAATATTGTTTCCCCTTATCTACCGGCATTGATTCTAGCAGGGTATCTGGTTTGCTTGTTTGCGCGCAATACGTGGGAAATGAGTCCGCGGCTATCGCCGTTGTTGGCCTTGCGGGATGGCCTGCTCTTCGCCGCCGCCATCACGGCGGCATTGGCGGCCAGTTCGACGCCATTTCTCTATTATCAATTTTAA
- a CDS encoding MqnA/MqnD/SBP family protein, which produces MRPIEITIGHSPDADDAFMFFALAKEKIPTGRFAFRHILQDIETLNHRAAVGELDITAISVHAYAYVHHRYALLTAGGSLGDGYGPLLVAREAMTLDEAKKKTIAIPGKMTSAYLALRLCLGEFDYDIVPFDQIVPAVVNGRADAGLIIHEGQLYYERMGLHKIVDLGEWWSGETGGLPLPLGANAIRKDLGEETISELSPYMRQTIEYSLAHREEALQHALQYARDLPGDCADRFVGMYVNDLTLHLGDRGKQSYQLFLDRGFDAGLIPNRVDLEFVECG; this is translated from the coding sequence ATGCGGCCGATAGAGATTACCATAGGCCATAGTCCCGACGCGGACGACGCTTTTATGTTTTTCGCCCTGGCCAAGGAGAAGATTCCTACGGGACGTTTTGCCTTCCGCCATATCCTACAAGATATCGAAACGCTGAACCATCGCGCCGCCGTGGGCGAATTGGATATTACCGCCATTTCCGTACACGCTTACGCCTATGTGCATCATCGCTATGCGCTGCTTACTGCCGGAGGCAGTTTGGGCGACGGCTACGGGCCCTTGTTAGTCGCCCGCGAGGCTATGACGCTGGACGAAGCGAAGAAAAAGACTATCGCCATCCCCGGAAAGATGACATCGGCTTATCTGGCGTTGCGGCTTTGCTTGGGCGAGTTCGATTACGACATCGTTCCCTTCGATCAGATCGTCCCCGCCGTGGTTAATGGCCGGGCGGACGCAGGATTGATTATTCACGAAGGGCAGTTGTATTACGAGCGGATGGGTTTGCATAAGATCGTCGATCTTGGCGAATGGTGGAGCGGCGAAACCGGCGGGCTGCCCCTGCCGCTGGGCGCCAACGCCATCCGCAAGGATTTGGGCGAAGAGACGATTTCAGAACTCTCGCCCTATATGCGCCAGACGATCGAATACAGCCTCGCCCACCGGGAAGAAGCATTGCAACACGCTTTACAATACGCCCGCGACCTGCCCGGCGATTGCGCCGACCGGTTCGTCGGCATGTATGTCAACGACTTGACGCTTCATTTAGGAGATCGGGGAAAACAATCGTATCAATTGTTTCTCGATAGAGGATTCGACGCAGGCTTGATTCCAAATCGGGTGGATTTGGAATTCGTGGAATGCGGGTGA
- a CDS encoding cellulase family glycosylhydrolase, with amino-acid sequence MRSYHKLLIPVIGLFMLCHCGGDAGKNASIAKSEVKKEFSIGILDANFLRKRSNADPQFLLTALNNQGFQSRIVTETDFDKPELVLSKDLDLIVLPNGSYFPKDARESFINYLKNGGSFISLGGYAFDELVEKKNEHWQPVRVDDPAQTLSGRRGKAGDILELLPEQISIFDPTYTFKRVTKIAKDPQSPLNTADQSEEINIFGHPATAMSGNNNPVFTKSHARWHSLVSAYDRFGRPRGSVFSLMLHHDGYYNGSAWAFSGVNNINLFSASHPIMVNSLIDAVYAMRDRTFLVSVETDRSSLEFVEIAATAANRSRWSQTAKLTFFAGEKEIGSEEIALAEGETKTFRQKLDPIQLQEGYTPIAVELQVEDVFHDRLETGAIRSSVLSGSKPTLTFSNNYFRVKGRPLFLFGTNQTGTVWFSPDENPATWKRDFQRMKDNGLRLLRVIHLSPFAAQGFEGKGQHASIDLGKQPPPKLVQKADELAALCAQNGIFLMLGLHDWLPVELAPEELDAQRQWGRFWSDHFKNDPHVLFDIQNEPSLMPKPSPNNNKLWNDYLREKYADDAKIKEAWGTYAPAESLGGIPCEPGPDEWPNPRAYEYNRFRAWLVERWIDANVKGIKEGNPNALTTVGFLQNGLQADKLIPSHRLDFMNTHYHGPMKDFPTVMKMTDRRFKGQGLTLGEFSAWDAHEARVQGQFNDETDSAIAQYLCEGLETFGLGGSMALNWDLKDLNECIFPWGLTWPQDGVAKDWFYAYRNLSLFLSSFRPQYEDPGVYLLIPDSHRLGAQAAKIQQGIDNALRMMFAAHCNFNVINEESISQLPPTARTLIWPIPYCPSDEVFQRVLSFAANGGNLLYTGEADFDPLRRAKSQERSKTFLLSDHAPRQPFTVESPTSVPEAIVSEYQKGKIHYLPAPLELAESPFFRPNPYAAFLQKVNEATIAIEPDDPAIHVFTIPEDNGNAIYTFFRNEEAANTRNYRIRKGDNLLNMYLAGYESGLIETNSIGDVLAIGGKGTYRRERDIIILMTSFAMVKSLDQMDISSSGMILLLPTAPARIRLWNTVMTSPKLIVGEIVNGQWITYEEEDLTVESGRMQFKIDADRASCILLITSDALKSLAQQNVMSLVN; translated from the coding sequence ATGCGATCATACCATAAATTATTAATCCCGGTTATCGGGTTGTTCATGCTTTGCCACTGCGGCGGAGATGCAGGGAAAAACGCTTCTATTGCCAAGAGCGAAGTCAAGAAAGAATTTAGCATAGGCATTTTGGATGCGAATTTCCTTCGAAAGAGATCGAACGCCGATCCTCAATTTTTATTAACAGCGCTTAATAACCAAGGATTCCAAAGCCGCATTGTCACAGAAACGGATTTCGATAAGCCGGAGTTGGTATTAAGCAAAGACCTTGATTTAATTGTTCTACCCAATGGCTCTTATTTTCCTAAAGATGCGCGAGAATCTTTTATAAATTACCTCAAGAACGGCGGCTCATTTATTTCGCTAGGCGGATATGCTTTCGACGAACTAGTGGAGAAAAAAAACGAACACTGGCAGCCAGTGCGGGTAGACGATCCCGCCCAAACATTATCTGGACGGCGGGGAAAAGCGGGAGACATTTTGGAACTTCTGCCGGAACAAATCTCTATTTTCGATCCAACTTATACTTTCAAAAGAGTTACAAAAATCGCCAAAGACCCGCAATCGCCGCTTAATACGGCCGATCAATCCGAAGAGATAAATATATTCGGACATCCAGCCACAGCCATGTCGGGAAACAACAATCCCGTTTTCACGAAATCTCATGCGCGATGGCATTCTCTTGTTTCCGCTTACGACCGCTTCGGGCGGCCTCGGGGCAGCGTCTTCAGCCTCATGCTGCATCATGACGGCTATTACAACGGCTCGGCGTGGGCGTTTTCCGGCGTGAATAATATCAACCTTTTTTCCGCCTCGCATCCCATCATGGTCAATTCGCTAATTGACGCGGTTTACGCCATGCGCGACCGGACGTTTCTGGTTAGCGTAGAGACGGATAGAAGCTCATTGGAATTTGTTGAAATTGCTGCAACGGCGGCTAACCGCAGCCGGTGGTCCCAAACCGCCAAGTTGACTTTCTTCGCCGGTGAAAAAGAAATCGGCAGTGAAGAGATCGCCCTAGCAGAGGGAGAGACAAAGACGTTTCGCCAAAAACTCGATCCTATACAATTGCAAGAAGGTTATACGCCCATCGCCGTGGAGCTTCAGGTTGAGGACGTCTTTCACGATCGTTTGGAAACCGGCGCGATTCGTTCTTCCGTTTTAAGCGGCTCCAAGCCAACGCTGACTTTTTCCAATAATTATTTCCGCGTTAAAGGACGGCCTCTATTTCTGTTTGGAACCAACCAGACGGGAACCGTCTGGTTCTCGCCTGATGAAAATCCCGCAACTTGGAAGCGCGATTTTCAGCGCATGAAAGACAATGGCCTCCGTTTGCTGCGAGTTATTCATCTCTCTCCCTTCGCAGCGCAAGGCTTCGAAGGCAAGGGGCAACATGCGTCTATAGACCTGGGCAAGCAGCCGCCGCCCAAGTTAGTGCAAAAAGCGGACGAACTGGCCGCCCTCTGCGCTCAAAACGGCATTTTTCTCATGCTGGGTCTGCACGACTGGCTGCCGGTGGAACTTGCGCCGGAAGAATTGGATGCGCAGCGGCAATGGGGACGGTTTTGGTCGGATCATTTTAAAAACGATCCCCACGTCCTATTCGATATTCAAAACGAACCTAGTTTAATGCCGAAGCCTTCTCCCAACAATAATAAATTATGGAACGATTATTTGCGGGAAAAATACGCCGATGACGCCAAGATCAAAGAAGCGTGGGGAACTTACGCTCCCGCCGAATCGCTGGGCGGCATTCCCTGCGAGCCGGGGCCAGACGAATGGCCGAATCCTCGCGCTTACGAATACAATCGCTTCCGCGCCTGGCTAGTAGAGCGTTGGATCGACGCCAATGTTAAGGGGATCAAAGAAGGCAATCCCAACGCTTTAACGACAGTGGGCTTTCTGCAAAACGGCTTGCAAGCGGATAAGCTGATTCCCTCGCACCGGCTGGATTTCATGAATACTCACTACCACGGCCCCATGAAAGACTTTCCCACCGTAATGAAAATGACGGACCGGCGCTTCAAAGGGCAGGGATTGACTCTCGGCGAATTCAGCGCCTGGGACGCCCACGAAGCGCGCGTACAAGGCCAATTCAACGACGAAACGGATTCTGCCATCGCTCAATATTTGTGCGAAGGGCTGGAGACTTTCGGCCTGGGGGGATCGATGGCGCTCAATTGGGATTTAAAGGACCTTAACGAGTGCATCTTTCCGTGGGGATTGACCTGGCCGCAAGACGGAGTAGCTAAAGATTGGTTTTATGCCTATCGCAACTTGAGCCTGTTTTTGTCTTCCTTCCGTCCGCAATACGAAGACCCCGGCGTATATCTTTTGATCCCCGACAGCCACAGGTTGGGCGCCCAAGCGGCGAAAATCCAGCAGGGAATCGACAACGCCCTGCGCATGATGTTCGCGGCGCATTGCAATTTCAACGTCATCAACGAAGAGTCGATCAGTCAACTCCCGCCTACGGCGCGTACCTTAATTTGGCCGATTCCCTATTGTCCCAGCGACGAGGTTTTTCAGCGCGTTTTATCCTTCGCGGCGAATGGCGGCAACTTGCTTTATACCGGCGAAGCCGATTTCGATCCCCTGCGCCGCGCGAAAAGCCAAGAGCGCAGCAAAACCTTTCTCTTGAGCGATCATGCCCCTCGGCAGCCGTTTACCGTCGAATCGCCTACGAGCGTCCCGGAAGCGATCGTATCGGAATATCAAAAAGGAAAGATACACTATCTTCCCGCACCTTTGGAATTAGCCGAATCTCCTTTCTTCCGGCCTAATCCTTACGCCGCCTTTTTGCAGAAAGTGAATGAAGCGACGATCGCCATCGAACCGGACGATCCCGCCATACACGTCTTCACAATTCCCGAAGATAACGGCAATGCGATCTATACCTTTTTCCGCAACGAAGAAGCGGCGAACACGCGCAACTATCGCATTCGGAAGGGAGACAATCTCTTAAACATGTATCTCGCCGGTTACGAATCGGGATTAATTGAAACCAACAGCATAGGCGATGTTCTGGCTATCGGCGGGAAAGGGACGTATCGCCGAGAACGGGACATCATCATTCTCATGACCAGCTTTGCTATGGTTAAGAGCCTCGACCAGATGGACATTTCCTCCAGCGGAATGATTCTTTTACTGCCCACTGCGCCTGCCCGCATCCGATTGTGGAATACCGTGATGACCTCTCCGAAGTTGATCGTAGGAGAGATCGTCAATGGACAATGGATTACCTATGAAGAAGAGGATTTGACAGTCGAAAGCGGCAGAATGCAGTTCAAAATCGATGCCGACCGCGCTTCGTGCATCCTACTGATTACTTCGGATGCTCTTAAGTCTCTGGCGCAGCAAAACGTCATGTCCCTTGTCAATTGA
- the rsmA gene encoding 16S rRNA (adenine(1518)-N(6)/adenine(1519)-N(6))-dimethyltransferase RsmA, giving the protein MDPILETLYDKNGLVQFLQSRGLRMSRALGQNFLIKRPLMRSLLNEAEFPREGAIIEIGPGVGHLTWMLIERGLRVLAVEKDRTFAAILEELSPIHPGQLTIRQEDALETDFAALAKESGARWAIGNLPYNVAVPILFRLAYCPFRFESVNVMLQKEVGERILAEPGTKRYGRLSIVLNYLYRIHKIRTIAGPSFFPPPKVESVFVQMKPKEDADLELAQFYLERIVKIGFLHRRKKLRKQLQGAIIERRIISDDFLDHAPSAFDFEKRAEEWPVETWVQFARSIRETKPERENDAIIP; this is encoded by the coding sequence ATGGATCCAATTCTCGAAACATTGTATGACAAGAATGGATTGGTTCAATTCCTGCAAAGCCGGGGGCTGCGGATGTCGCGGGCTTTGGGGCAGAATTTCCTTATCAAACGGCCTTTGATGCGCAGCCTTTTGAATGAGGCGGAGTTTCCTCGCGAAGGCGCCATCATTGAAATCGGCCCCGGCGTGGGACATTTGACCTGGATGCTCATCGAACGCGGCTTGCGCGTGTTGGCCGTGGAAAAAGACCGGACGTTCGCCGCCATCCTGGAAGAATTATCCCCCATCCATCCCGGCCAGCTCACAATTCGACAGGAAGACGCCTTGGAAACCGATTTCGCGGCGTTGGCCAAGGAATCGGGAGCGCGATGGGCGATCGGCAACCTGCCTTATAACGTCGCGGTTCCGATTCTCTTTCGGCTGGCCTATTGCCCTTTCCGCTTTGAAAGCGTCAATGTTATGCTGCAAAAGGAAGTGGGAGAACGCATTCTCGCCGAACCGGGAACCAAGCGTTATGGCCGCCTTTCCATTGTTTTGAATTATCTCTATCGCATCCATAAAATCCGCACTATCGCCGGCCCATCCTTTTTCCCGCCGCCTAAAGTGGAATCCGTTTTTGTGCAAATGAAGCCCAAAGAGGACGCCGATTTGGAATTGGCTCAGTTTTATTTAGAGCGAATCGTAAAAATTGGCTTTCTTCACCGGCGAAAGAAGTTGAGAAAACAGCTGCAAGGCGCCATTATAGAGAGACGGATCATCAGCGATGATTTTTTGGATCATGCGCCATCCGCTTTCGATTTCGAAAAGAGGGCGGAAGAATGGCCGGTGGAGACATGGGTTCAATTCGCCCGCTCCATCCGAGAAACCAAGCCGGAAAGGGAGAACGATGCGATCATACCATAA
- a CDS encoding nucleotidyltransferase domain-containing protein — protein sequence MNKPIIDQHTNPSAYIPLIVDRLKTIHPYKIILFGSLAYGEPKEDSDIDLLVVVNRDDFPKNYREKSDLYVETSRSIDEFHKQVSIDLIVHTKAMYRKFIELGSLFSQEIVKKGIVLYEVDDEGMVESGKG from the coding sequence ATGAATAAACCAATCATCGATCAACATACAAACCCATCGGCGTATATTCCGCTGATTGTCGACCGGTTGAAAACAATCCATCCTTACAAAATTATTTTGTTCGGCTCGCTCGCCTACGGGGAGCCGAAGGAAGATAGCGATATCGATTTATTGGTGGTCGTCAATCGGGATGATTTTCCCAAGAACTATCGAGAAAAAAGCGATCTATATGTGGAAACGTCGCGTTCAATCGACGAATTCCATAAACAAGTTTCCATCGATTTAATCGTTCATACTAAAGCCATGTATCGGAAATTCATCGAACTCGGCAGTCTATTCTCGCAAGAGATCGTTAAAAAAGGAATCGTGTTATATGAAGTCGATGACGAAGGAATGGTTGAATCTGGCAAAGGATGA